From a single Coturnix japonica isolate 7356 chromosome 18, Coturnix japonica 2.1, whole genome shotgun sequence genomic region:
- the ZNF207 gene encoding BUB3-interacting and GLEBS motif-containing protein ZNF207 isoform X6, with the protein MGRKKKKQLKPWCWYCNRDFDDEKILIQHQKAKHFKCHICHKKLYTGPGLAIHCMQVHKETIDAVPNAIPGRTDIELEIYGMEGIPEKDMEERRRLLEQKTQESQKKKQQDDSDEYEDDESAASTSFQPQQVQPQQGYIPPMAQPGLPPVPGAPGMPPGIPPLMAGVPPMMPGMPPVMPGMPPGLHQQRKYMQSFCGGNMMMPMGGMMPPGPGIPPLMPGMPPGMPPPVGPRPGMPPMTQAQPAAAPGILNRPPAPAASAPTPQPPVTKPLFPSAGQAAAAVQGPVGTDFKPLNSTAATTEPPKPTFPAYTQSTTSTTSTTNSTAAKPATSITSKPATLTTTSATSKLIHPDEDISLEERRAQLPKYQRNLPRPGQASLGNPPVGPIGGMMPPQPGIPPQQQGMRPPMPPHGQYGAHHQGMPGYLPGAMPPYGQGPPMVPPYQSGPPRPPMGMRPPVMSQGGRY; encoded by the exons GTATTGTAACAGGGATTTTGATGATGAAAAAATCCTTATACAGcatcaaaaagcaaagcactttaAATGCCATATATGTCATAAGAAACTGTACACAGGACCTGGTTTAGCTATACATTGCATGCAG GTACATAAAGAAACAATAGATGCTGTTCCAAATGCTATTCCTGGAAGGACAGACATTGAACTGGAAATCTATGGCATGGAGGGCATTCCAGAAAAAGATATGGAGGAACGGAGGAGGTTACTTGAACAAAAAACTCAGG AAAGCCAGAAGAAGAAGCAACAGGATGATTCTGATGAATATGAAGATGATGAATCTGCAGCTTCAACTTCATTTCAGCCCCAACAAGTTCAGCCGCAGCAGGGGTACATTCCCCCAATGGCACAACCAGGTTTGCCTCCTGTGCCAGGTGCGCCAGGGATGCCTCCTG gTATACCACCACTAATGGCAGGTGTCCCACCCATGATGCCTGGAATGCCTCCGGTTATGCCTGGAATGCCACCTGG ATTACatcaacaaagaaaatacatgcagtCATTTTGTGGTGGAAACAT GATGATGCCAATGGGTGGAATGATGCCTCCTGGGCCAGGAATACCACCTCTTATGCCTGGTATGCCACCAG GTATGCCACCACCTGTTGGTCCTCGTCCTGGGATGCCTCCTATGACAcaagcacagcctgctgctgcacCGGGCATTCTTAACAgacctccagctcctgctgcatcAGCACCTACCCCTCAGCCTCCGGTTACTAAACCACTCTTCCCAAGTGCAGGGCAG GCTGCAGCGGCTGTTCAAGGTCCGGTTGGTACTGATTTCAAACCTTTGAATTctacagcagcaacaacagaacCCCCCAAACCTACATTCCCTGCTTACACACAGTCTACAACCTCAACCACTAGCACCACAAACAGTACTGCAGCTAAACCAGCTACATCTATAACAAGTAAGCCTGCTACCCTTACCACAACCAGTGCAACCAGTAAGTTGATCCATCCAGATGAGGATATATCACTG GAAGAGAGAAGGGCGCAGCTGCCCAAGTATCAGCGTAATCTTCCTCGTCCGGGACAAGCTTCCTTGGGTAATCCACCTGTTGGACCAATTGGAGGTATGATGCCACCACAGCCTGGAATTCCTCCGCAGCAACAAGGAATGAGACCTCCAATGCCACCACATG gTCAGTATGGTGCTCATCACCAGGGCATGCCAGGCTATCTTCCTGGAGCAATGCCTCCATATGGTCAGGGACCTCCGATGGTGCCCCCGTACCAAAGTGGACCTCCTCGACCTCCAATGGGAATGAGACCTCCTGTCATGTCGCAAGGTGGCCGCTACTGA